One window from the genome of Cryptococcus deuterogattii R265 chromosome 10, complete sequence encodes:
- a CDS encoding phosphoserine transaminase yields MPDRKDVHNFAAGPSPLPSTVLEDAAEGLLNYADTGMGICELSHRGKEFKAVIEGAETNLRKLLAIPDNYTILFSQGGGTGQFSAVLLNLLSAHRLAHPVPAEEFKPPTIDYVLTGSWSSKAYAEAQRLVLPPFPNCPGFATPRIAASTKSTGWTRLPKPEEYDFSKDAAYVYYCENETINGIEFPPASAQDSAYAFPFDLVPEGVNIVADYSSSFISRPIPNIEKHAIIYAGAQKNLGPSGVTVLIVRNDLLVDTTAAAKLGCVPATPITYEYKILAENASLYNTPPTFAIYVSALVLQHLIDAKGGLTGLEATNREKARLLYATLDAAEAKGKLKTVVREKDARSWMNVTFEIVGEGKEKAFLDGAEKRGFKQLKGHRSVGGIRASIYNAVTFDSVKALCQYINEFCEQQ; encoded by the exons ATGCCTGACAGAAAAGACGTTCACAACTTTGCCGCTGGCCCctcgcctcttccctccaccGTCCTTGAAGATGCCGCCGAGGGTCTTTTGAACTATGCCGATACCGGCATGGGTATCTGCGAACTCAGTCACCGAGGTAAAGAGTTCAAGGCCGTCATTGAGGGCGCCGAGA CCAACCTTCGAAAACTTCTTGCCATCCCCGACAACTATActatcctcttctcccaaggCGGCGGAACCGGCCAGTTCTCTGCTgtcctcctcaacctcctctccgCCCACCGTCTTGCGCACCCCGTCCCTGCCGAGGAGTTCAAACCTCCCACCATCGACTACGTCTTGACTGGTTCCTGGTCTTCCAAGGCATATGCTGAAGCCCAACGACTTGTCCTCCCCCCCTTCCCCAACTGCCCAGGCTTTGCGACACCCCGAATCGCCGCGAGCACAAAGTCCACCGGCTGGACAAGGTTACCCAAGCCGGAAGAGTACGATTTCAGTAAAGATGCCGCGTACGTGTATTACTGCGAGAACGAGACGATCAACGGTATCGAGTTCCCCCCTGCCTCTGCTCAAGACTCTGCCTATGCTTTCCCCTTTGACCTCGTCCCCGAGGGCGTCAACATTGTCGCCGActactcttcctcattcATCTCCCGCCCCATCCCCAACATTGAGAAACACGCCATCATCTATGCCGGTGCGCAAAAGAACCTCGGCCCCTCTGGTGTCACCGTCCTTATCGTAAGGAACGACCTCTTGGTCGACACTACCGCCGCTGCCAAGCTCGGCTGCGTTCCCGCAACTCCTATCACTTACGAGTACAAAATCCTCGCTGAAAACGCTTCTCTCTACAATACCCCTCCTACTTTCGCCATCTACGTCTCTGCCCTCGTGCTCCAACACCTCATCGACGCCAAGGGGGGTCTTACAGGTCTGGAAGCGACGAACCGCGAAAAGGCAAGACTCCTTTATGCGACTCTTGATGCAGCCGAAGCAAAGGGTAAGCTGAAGACTGTTgtgagagaaaaggatgcgAGGAGCTGGATGAATGTTACATTCGAGATTGTGGGAGAGGGTAAGGAAAAGGCATTTTTGGATGGTGCCGAGAAAAGGGGGTTCAAGCAACTCAAGGGTCACAGGTCTGTTGGTG GTATCCGAGCGTCAATCTACAACGCTGTTACCTTCGATTCTGTCAAGGCTCTCTGCCAATATATCAACGAGTTCTGCGAACAGCAATAG